The window GTCTTGTGTATAGCAGTAGTGATTGTTGGATACTTGGATGAATGTTTTTTATTACTTGGTCCTTACTGAAATTTCCTGTAATTTGGAACTCAAAAATGCCTTGGAGCATAGATGGGATGATGTTAATAAGGGattttgttaatatttttttggattatttatcAAGCCTTGGATGACTTAGGgctgatttggtatgatttctatttcaatttcacagtttgatttttatttcagaagTTGTTTTGATTTCTGCACCTTATTTTGTTGAAATAGAATTCAAATTTgacttgaaattttgaaattgattgCATTCATTCGTGCTCTTTAATTTGCATGTGGTTAATTTGATAGGCGATGtaataatttcattaatttcatgttaaaaataaaacatcacCCTTTTTTTATGATCTCACAttaatttcatgttaaaaataaaacatcacTCTTTTTTTATGATCTCACAACCACTATGCTGCCACAACCACCGTGTCAGTTGACTTGAGGCTATTAGTATAAGAAATAGGATGAAGAAAACTCACGGAAAACCCTATCAGGGCCTGGAATAATGGACTTCGTTTCAATGTAACCCATAACTTCCCACAGAGAATATCTGTCGAGGGGTTCATTGTATTGTGCAGTGATCCATAACGGACTCGCACACGGAAAATGTTAAGCAccagagggggaaaaaaataaaagggaattcTGTCAGTTTAAATGGCTCCGATTAGAAATGTATATCAAGGTACTCCAACTATTGTGCATTCTCCCATAGGCCATAATTGATAGAAaactatttttccattttttatgttttagctGAAATTTTAGATGCAAGATAGATTTGAGTTAACCATGTCTAAAATTTTTGGATCCTTTtggatttgagagagagagctagCATAGCCTACTCAGCCGGTTCAAAGACATTTTGCCCTATCAGTAGAGGGTAGATGTTGACGTAATGGTAAGGCTGTTCCATTGGATTGAGTAGGGAAACAGTTTCTTTATGAAGCGGGGATTAAGTTGtgaatctaaatcaaatcaatcCTTGGCTTTAAGTcctttcaatttgaatcaaatcactcctctatATTGGAGTATTCAAAAGTCTCTGTTGTTTGATGCATACATTGATGTTGTTCTTCATTAACAGTTTGAGATTTTAGGTGAAACAGTAGCGAACATTGTATGAAAGTAGGGAGTTAAAAGTGTCCTGCATATACGGGTGAGTATTGATGTATAAATTTATGCTGCCCTTTAACAACAGTTTGAACTATTAGGTGAAACAATAACGATCAAGTTGCATATGTCCATGCCAGCTCAAAGTCACAACTAGGAATCCAGACCCTTATACAGATCTGGTAGCCCTAGACCCAAGACTTCCCTTTGAGCCCATTGTCCATTTAAAATCTTTAATCCAAGACGGGCAAAAACCCAAGATCACCAACAACCAGCTTCTCAGCACATGCCATAGCCTATAGGGCACACATTGACGGTTGTGGTTGGAGGTAAAAATTTAAAGTCGAGACAAACATGGAAAGTGAATAAAAGTGTCTGGAGAGACAAAATGCAAAGATGCTATTCCACTGAAATGATATTCTTTTTCGGTATCACACCCACTCCCCCACccgcaccccccccccccaaaaaaaaaaaaaaaagcatatctGGACCAGCTTCTTGAGATACAATCCCAGTTCTTGAATCAGAAAGCAGGTAAACCCATGAAAATCAACATCGTTTGGAACTTGCAAGAATACAGTGATTTTGCcaaaatgaaatgatgaagagATCTTCATTATATGGTAACTCAATTTACTGTACATTCAACATATGAGGCCAGCCTCCATATAttctacaaaaataaacaaaacaaggAGGCCTACTCTCTAGCCAATTggaccaagagaaaaaaaaaacactagagaAATATTAACTCTAATGAATGTGCAAGATATAATCACAATTCTAATATTATTGGCCCTATACATAATTGGAACATGTTGCTTAGAACATGCTGCACTTCTCCAGAGCTATGTTCGCATTGCAGGAGATCTACTAACAAAGGGAAGAAGTGCGACACATATCTTCGAAAAGAATCCCTCTCCAAGCAACTCAATACCTGCAATGCTAATACAGTCAATGAAGTTCGAGCAgccaattcttctttttttgctgAACCCAATGGAAGTCTCCAGTGCAGCACCGGTTGGTCACCTGGAGTCTGTTTGATGGACTCACAACCAGCACAATTCAAGTATATCCGCAATATTTGTTCACATTCCACCACAAGCTGGGGTTCTATGTTCATTATTTTGGAGAGAGATGGTTTGTCTGTGAGTATACTACGCAAAAAGTTGAGGTAGCTCTGGTATGACTCATTTTCAAAGTGAACTATTGGAGGGTCTGAAATCTCTAAGATTGAGCACACTTTCCTCAGCTTCAACTGTAAGATGGTTTCTGAATTAAGTTCGTGAGCATGAGAAGTAACAGATGAAAATATCTCCATAAGGACTGTGATGTTGGCTGCCGATAAGGATTGTTGGTGTGCCTTATAAAGATCAGTTATGACCtgtgaaacaaataaaataaagcaattATCTTTAGTGTAATACAGTTGGAAGCATCTTTCCCAAATATTTCCAAAAGAACTCTTCCTCAGTAGTTTGATGTAAAATTGATACCTTAGTTTAATAAAAATAAGGCAAcacagggggggggggttgttggATAATCAAGCTTTAGAACCCATTAGCTGGGGTCCTCAAAGCAAAAAAGTTATCACCCACCACcccccaagaaaaaagaaaagaaaaagaagacacatacatacatgtatGCTCCACAATTCAATTAAGGTGGACcatgaaatttaacatgtgactAATCAAGATGATCGCCCATCTATCCAACAGTCAAAATGTTACATCTGCCCTCTACGTAGCTCAAATAGGTGACCCCATGTAGGGAAGCCTCCCTACTTCATTGAATTAGGAAACCCGATCATAAGCATTATAAACgtacatagagagagagagagagagagagagagagatacgaGTACCTGTACTATGAGTAGTTGAACAGCCATGTGGCCCTTAACTCTGGAAACGACATAGGCAGCAGTTTGCAGGCTATCATCCTCAATATCATCATGGGTAAATCCATGATCTGAAAATAACTCTATATCTGTATAGTTTTCCGAATCATCAGATATCTCGATGTTATCCATGATTCTAAGAACCCTTCGAAATCCAGGCAGAGTTGACGCAGCTGCTTCTTTCAAGCGCAGAAAGAAAACTCCCCATTCCTCTTCAGAAAGTCTGTAGCCCAAGTCACCAGCCAAATGCAGCAGTGCAGTCACACCAGCGCTAGCCAGACTCTGAACAGGACTGCTAATGAACCTTGTGAGTACTGACACAACGCTTGGTAGTTGAGAACGCACTAAATCAAAGAAACTAACAAAAAGTTCCACTAGATACTGTGCTGCCTCTGTAAAAGTTTCAGAACTCCATGCACTTTCCTCAGATTGTGGGGATTTAGAATCTGGTGAAAACCTCCCATCATGAATGTAGAACGTCTCCCCTTTTCCTTCAGTGTTACTGTATATGGGAAGTATGACAGATTTGAAAACACCAAGCCAAAAGGGCATAGAGAATATGTGACCATGATCCTTCAGAATATTAAATAACACTTCCAAAGCACTCCTCCTGATAGTTTGTCTGGGATCAGAAGTCAGTTTGGACAAACCTGAAAAGAATTTGCACATTTTTCACTTTTTAGATTAGAAATGATTTCAACATGGACAGCAAATAAAGGAAGCATAGAGTAGTTGGGAATTGGGACAATGAAGGGTCTTGCCACCAGCCATACCAACTGCCGCTGCAGCCTAACAAAGaattctctcccctcccccccatcccccAGACAATTAGCAACCAAGAAGCATGGTTCAAATTCGGCTAAAATTGGAATCTTATACACTTCATTTCATTGCCATATTTTTGTTGATTTAAACGAAATGTTTTAAGAGATCTTGTTCATTTTGCTCGTTTTTTTTGAACTGGAATGCCTAAACTTAATACCTCCAATATGTTTTCCACCAACTTTAACAAAATTCAACAGattttggcccaaaaatttaGCCAGTTTTTCTAACGAATCCCAACAATACATAGGGGTTTAATCCCTGTCACTGTCCTCAAGAGCACCCTTCCCCTACAACTCACCCTAGACTTATCCCTGACTCCACCTAGGTTGTCCAAGAGTTTAATGGTTCACAGATCTCTGCTGCCTTGTGTTTTCCACCATTAGAATTGTACTGGTTagctttgaagaaagattgttAGCTCTACAGGTCTACAAGAATCATCAGCAGCAGATAGCATGCTCATTGGAGAAATCTTTGCTTCAATTGGAAAACTGAAACTCCATAGATTCAATGGCAAACGAAAATCTCTCTCGACCAATTTCATGGTTTAATATCAACTACAAGAACATGCTCAGGAACATGTTAGAATGGTAATATTCCTTGAAGTAAAATCAGTTGACtcagctagagagagactctaTTAATCATTATCACCCAATAGCGAAAAGTGAGATAACAATCACCTATTTCTAGTTGAATTTTTTGACAGTGAAATCTGAAGCAACAACATCTTAACCACAGTAATTTCATTCCACAACAGGTGCTTGGCAGTGAAGACAGCCTCCTCTCAGTTTCAAATTTTCCATTGGAGCACTGTAGGTGTTCTTCATTTCGACAACTGGACATTTTCAGGTAATAGCCTCAATGGAGAGGAATCCTTGTGACATAATAGTCTACATGATGTCAAAGATCTAACTCAAAATAAACCTGAATAAGCATTACTAACACCTAATCTTTGGAGGAAAATTCCTTGTTCAAAGTCTGACTTGCACTTGGGTTTGGGAGTAATGGAGAAGGGTTCCTCAGTCATTGCTCTCTTTGGTTGGAGTTTGGGGCTGGGATTTGTGGAGCTTAGGGTGGTAACTCAATGCATTGTCCAAATGAAAGGTTTTAGTTGAGTTACTGCATTTAGCAAGCAAAGGGCCAAAACGAAGTTAAGTTGCCAAACCATGAGACACCTACAGAGGTATCACTCCGAATGACTTTACATATTAAGAcgtcattataaataaataccATGAAAAATAAGCTGATGTTCACACTGATATTTAATATACTAAAAGTTGTATATAAcgatttttttctaatttttttttgacaaattttcataaaaattttaATGTTACGAAAAGAGAAGCATAAATGCATCCCAAATCATACTAATATGAAGGCAACTTAAGATACATTGGCTGTTTTTCATAATTTTGCATATAATACTATATATTTTCAATTTAATCATAAATATAGCTACCAAATATATGATAACAAAATAATACTATATATTCTAAATGAAAAACAAATATGGGAATATAAACTCTAGAAAAGCATGCTTTTACCCAGTATCATGCCTCTTATAGTTCTATGTTATAATTATACTATTCAAATCTACCAACCATGTGTGAGTAGAATCAAAACATAAAGCATTGTTGACGGTTTTCTTTCAAATCTAATTTCTATCTATGCTTCCTCAAGTTTCATTGCAAAATGCTTATACTTCCCCATGATTTCCTTACCCACAAATTTTGCCTAGACTGACATAAGTTATATTTACTACGAAGGCAAGTTTGAAAGCAAGTTACCTGTGAGCAAAGGAACCCAAAAGTAGACCTGATCATCCTTATCTGTGAAGGGAAGTCCATTCGAATCATCTCCATCCATGACTGGAATAGATGAATCACCTTCCTTGCTCTTTTCGTAGCAAATTAGTCTGCCATCTGCAAGTTTAACAGCACAAAATCGGAGAAATGCAATGGCATTGAGGCTGACATCACTGTTAAATCTGCTATTGGTGAAGGTTATAAGACACTTCACACAATCAGTAAAGGTCGTATTCTCTGTCTCAGTTATGTAGAGGAAATAATCTCTGACTATTTTCTCCATGGTCTCAAAAGCCAATAAAACAATATTCTTGCGTTCATCTGCTGCAGCAGTGGTAAAAACCTGGCAATAAGAACATCATAATGTGAGCCCCAAGATGATTGAAAGACTATCAATTAACACAacattattataaaaaataaaagtaaaaagtaagGAGTGTGATCTGGAAAAAATCATCCTTATGAGAAATATTTAGGAAGCAAATCCGACAGTATGAAGTAGACAGATGCAGGGTGATCCAAGTGTGCAAAATCTAATATGACAGAATCCAACAATGAACTTTCTCTAGTCTCTACCAATACATGGAAAAACTTGTGAATCAGTTCATGGCATTGCTGAGTACAGCCTTTTTCTAGAGCTTTCTGGACTAAAAAAATTGGATGACTCATATACATCTAAAAAGAATGCCTGGCAAATCTTGAAGCATTCTGCTGAATATGTGACTCAGAAGGTTAGGAATGTCCTGTCTAGCACTAATAGAATGAAATATAAAGGCTAACATGTATCCTTCAGATATAAAAGCAACAAAATTTCTTAATAATTTACTAAGAATATGATGTAAGAAAACAATCCACGACTCATGTGAATCGCAGGATGGCAAGACTTGCCAAATTCAAGCTTCATCACTGTTCAAGTTGACTCAGTGGCATGAACATTTCAAGTTTCCAAGTCTTAGGGAACATAACAATACAAGCACAAAAAATTCAACATACCGTAAAAACGCTTTTCCAGCCAGATTTCACGTTACCGACACGGCTGAGGACCATCTGTGAGACACAACGAACTATTAATTCCCTGATTTCTGCAGAGTTGCTTTTCTGCATGACAATCTCGAATGGCCTAAGAAATTCATTCTGAAAATTGTAATTTGCCAGCTCCTCACGCTCTAGGAACTTCATAGCCAGCTGTCGTAATGAATCCATTACAAATATTGCAACAGAAAGATTTTCTGACAACCCAACTGCGACAAAGAAATCTGAAAGCACGTTCCATATGCGAGACCACACCAATCTAATGCGGCTCATGTTATAATGCCtgccataaaaaaaaagtatcagcACGAATATAAGATACAACCGATAGTAAATATCTGTATAAAGCATGTTAAAACACTTATTGTCGAATTTTCAACAGGTATATTCTGAAGATTTGAGATCAGTAGTATTCCTTGGGAAATACTTCGCTATTAACATCG is drawn from Macadamia integrifolia cultivar HAES 741 chromosome 7, SCU_Mint_v3, whole genome shotgun sequence and contains these coding sequences:
- the LOC122084064 gene encoding brefeldin A-inhibited guanine nucleotide-exchange protein 1-like isoform X2 — translated: MLQIFLKDICRTVNGLVKTALGPPPGSTTTLSPVQDMALRVESIKCLVGIIKSMGAWMDQQLQPTDLCLLRSSESDASVENHNMLNRDEGAAVDDELESSSELSEAATLEQRRAYKIEFQDGISLFNRKPSKGIEFLISAKKIGGSPEEVASFLKNTSGLNETMIGDYLGEREELPLKVMHVYVDSFNFEGKDFGEAIRFFLRGFRLPGEAQKIDRIMEKFAERYCKCNPNSFTSADTAYVLAYSVIMLNTDAHNSMVKDKMSKADFIRNNRGIDDGKDLPEEYLGSLYDQIVKSEIKMSADCSAPQSKQATSFNKLLGIDGLFNLVNWKQTEEKPLGANGVLIRHIQEQFKAKSGKSEFVFYAVTDTAILRFMVEVCWAPMLAAFSVTLDQSVDKIAIFQSLQGFRHAVHVTAAMGMQTQRDAFVTSIAKFTFLHCAADMKQKNVDAMKVIISIAIEDSNYLQEAWEHILTCLSRFEHLQLLGEGAPPDASFFVVSQSYVEEKTQKSAGFPSLKKKGNALQNPAVMAVARGGSYDSATLGIKASALATPDQINHFISNLNLLDQIGNFELNHIFAHSQRLNSEAIVAFVKALCKVSMVELQSPTDPRVFSLTKIVEIAHYNMSRIRLVWSRIWNVLSDFFVAVGLSENLSVAIFVMDSLRQLAMKFLEREELANYNFQNEFLRPFEIVMQKSNSAEIRELIVRCVSQMVLSRVGNVKSGWKSVFTVFTTAAADERKNIVLLAFETMEKIVRDYFLYITETENTTFTDCVKCLITFTNSRFNSDVSLNAIAFLRFCAVKLADGRLICYEKSKEGDSSIPVMDGDDSNGLPFTDKDDQVYFWVPLLTGLSKLTSDPRQTIRRSALEVLFNILKDHGHIFSMPFWLGVFKSVILPIYSNTEGKGETFYIHDGRFSPDSKSPQSEESAWSSETFTEAAQYLVELFVSFFDLVRSQLPSVVSVLTRFISSPVQSLASAGVTALLHLAGDLGYRLSEEEWGVFFLRLKEAAASTLPGFRRVLRIMDNIEISDDSENYTDIELFSDHGFTHDDIEDDSLQTAAYVVSRVKGHMAVQLLIVQVITDLYKAHQQSLSAANITVLMEIFSSVTSHAHELNSETILQLKLRKVCSILEISDPPIVHFENESYQSYLNFLRSILTDKPSLSKIMNIEPQLVVECEQILRIYLNCAGCESIKQTPGDQPVLHWRLPLGSAKKEELAARTSLTVLALQVLSCLERDSFRRYVSHFFPLLVDLLQCEHSSGEVQHVLSNMFQLCIGPIILEL